The DNA window CAAATTTTCTGCTTTCAGGTGACATAGAGTCGATGCCTTTTATCGAAGCTCTAGGACAGTTCTCGTACCGTGTGGGTAAGAACATTAGCTATATAACTTCATAAGATGTTATTTCTAGTTTCCAATCGACCTTTTCTCATTGGCCTTGTTTGTTTCAGGAACTGGAAACTTTTGCTTGATTCATGTCAGCCTTGTACCTGTTTTAAATGTTGTTGGTGAACAGGTACATGTTTAGGTGTTATCTTTGCCTAACTAAACAAACTTCAACCACTCTTATGAGCATAGTTAAATATCTATTATTTGcagaaaacaaaaccaactcaACATAGCGTCCGCGGCCTGAGAGGTTTAGGTTTGACGCCCAATATCTTAGCTTGTCGCAGTGCATCGGTAGTGCCTCTTTCTGTATCTCACAATTTTTCAAATACTTATTATGTTGGCTTCATATTGTTAAACATGAATCTATTGTATAGGCACTTGATGAGAATGTAAAGATGAAGCTTTCTCAGTTTTGCCATGTTCCGGTGAGtttgactattttttttttgaattttgccGATTTACTTTGCAAGATCATTAAGATCATAATCATATACCATTTTGTGTTCCAGGGAGAAAATATCATCACTCTCTATGATGTTCCTAACATCTGGCGTATTCCTTTACTCTTACGAGTAAGTGCATTTTTAGCAGTTGTGAATTTCATTTTCATATACTTCTTGTTCTTATAAATGTTGTGTTTCTTCTAAAATAGGATCAGAAGGCTCATGAAGCAATTTTGAAAGTGCTGAATCTTTATGGGTTTGTCTTTTAATCGTTTTTCCTCCTTTTGATGCATATGCACTTCGTGATCTACGCTATATTCTGTTGCTGCAGCTCATATTTGATACTCTTATAATGTGCAGTACTACTAGGGAGCCCATTTTAAAGGAATGGACATTAAGGGCTGATACCTGTGACAAGTTGCACGAACCGGTGAGTTAATATTGGAACAAATTTCAGAGATGAACATTCCATAATTTGTTGATCCTTCTTGACTGAGATTATATGTGTAAACCTTGAATTTATAGGTCCGAATTGCCATGGTTGGGAAGTATACAGGTTTATCAGATTCCTATCTGTCAGTAATAAAGGTGAGGTTTTCTATGGTTCCTTGACAAACGTTCAATTGTTATTCAGCTGAAAGCTATGTAGCATGGAAACAGAAAAGCTGAAACTACAACGTTTTTACAagaataagttataaatatagtGTTTCAGAATCCTTTTCAGTAAGAAAAGCGAAATGCTGAAACATAGAACTCGAGAAGTTTTCTTACCTGCAAGCTTCATTTGTTTGTGTTGCGGGTTGCACGGAATCTGTATACATATAGTAGCCAAGTTCAGTTTGTGATTCAGTTTTAGCTGCAGTTGCATGTGCTCATTTGTGCTGCAATAGTTAAGGTTAAAGCAGAACATATGAGTACTGTGTTTTTCTCTTCCATTCTCAAGTGCTGCTATGCTATTGTCAGGCTCTCCTGCACGCCTCTGTTACCCTTCGGAAGAAACTCGTTGTGGACTGGGTTCCAGCTTGTGACCTTGAAGAACAAATGGCAACAGAGGTACTTAATATAGAGTGCGGACATTGTATGTGTATCTTTCATCGTCTTTTAAAAATCTTAACGTCAGGGCTTTGCGTGCAGAATCCAGACGCTTACAAGGTTGCTTGGAAGTTGCTAAAGGTCTGTGTTGATTGATTTCATTCATCTTTAAGTTCTCTAAGACTTTTCTTAGTAGCCCATCTGACTAGCCTCTATCTTCAGGGTGCAGATGGCATTCTTGTTCCAGGAGGTTTTGGCGATAGAGGTGTGCAAGGGAAAATTCTAGCTGCCAAGTATGCAAGAGAGCATAAAGTTCCATACCTTGGTATTTGCCTCGGAATGCAAATTGCAGTCGTCGAATTCGCGCGATCTGTTCTTGGTTTACAAGACGCCAACAGCACAGAATTTGATCCAAACACCCAGAATCCCTGCGTGATATTTATGCCTGAGGTTTTTTATCAGTTCTGCTAGAGTGTGAATTACATCGAAGTAAAATCTGATCTTAGTGTTAGTGTGATATTGTTGCCTTTTTTTTGACAGGGATCAAAAACCCATATGGGAGGGACCATGCGTCTCGGATCAAGGAGGACTTATTTCCATATCATGGACTGCAAATCTGCAAAACTGTAAGTAATTGGCAAAAAATTATGTATCAGTAAACAGGGTGATATTATAAGGTTCTTTTAGCCGCAATATAAGCGGCATTTTTTAAATGACTGAAATAGAACTTTCTATTTCATTCTGGCTATTTTCTTAACTGCTAACATTTATAATCTTGATTCTCTCAGATATGGGAACAAAAGCTTCATTGACGAGAGACATCGACATAGATATGAGGTATGGAGCACCAAGATTGGCATGTCTGTCCTGTATCTAGCTGTAGTTACATCAGAAACACTAAAGCATTCTTATGCAGGTCAATCCTGATATGGTAGCTCACCTGGAAGATGCTGGCCTATCATTCACAGGCAAGGATGAAACTGGTCAGCGCATGGGGGTATGGATTTGAAAGCAATAGAGTTTAAGGATTTCCTGTTTCTAAAATTGTTCTCTGGTTTAATTTCTGAATCATTTTTGGCATATTTGCGCTACAGATTGTTGAGCTGCCGAATCATCCTTACTTCGTTGGTGCTCAATTCCATCCTGAATTTAAATCAAGACCCGGAAAGCCTTCTGCATTATTCTTAGGTACCTTTCACTCATTCCCATTTTGAGTGATCTTTCCTGTCGTATTCCGATTTTTCTCAAATTGCAAATTCTTGACCAAAATGCAGGGCTAATAGCAGCAGCAGGTGGGCAGCTAGATGCACTCCTGCAAAATCACAAGGTTCCAAACGGAATGAGAAATGGAACCCCGAAACAGAAAGTAAACGTTTATCAAAATGGACACGCCtccaaatttgcaaaaattgcaGCAGATGGCATATATACCAATGGCAATGGTGTGCACTATTAGTCTGTTGCTGCATTCCATTGCAGTACTGATACTTATTCTGATGATGATCTTGGTAGTATCATAGGAATGCTCTGTACAGTGATTTGAGTATGGATAGGTGTCTTTAGCTTTAAGGAGAGAGTTTGTGGATTCAAGCAGAGCCGTTTCCTGGTCTTTTTAACGGGACGGCTCTGCTTTAAATTACTTATGTGCCATACTTTCTGCTGGCCTTACTATAGTTGTACTGCAATGAGAAATGGTTGAGACATGAGAGCCGTttccttttttgtttttcagtTATTAACTATCTATATTGTAAGGAAATTTTTATGATGCTATTTAAACTCTGCTGGTGTTGTCGGTTTTCaatttccgtgctacatagttAACTATATAAGAGGATTATAACTTATGTTCCATGTTTTTCTGAATTCACCGTCATTAAGAGTAAACTCGAAAACAATTGCAATTTTCGATCTCCGTTACATAGTGAAGGAACAAATTCATTGTGATGAAATATAGCTAACTACAGGGTTTCCATCTCTTTACATTTTCACTTAAAGGATGTGGAAGCTTAGAAGCCCAGAATGTGAAATCTGGCAAAGGTCCTGTGAATGCAAGAAAGTTTGAACCTTCAGTTTCTGGTACTCTCTTCCAGTTTACCTGTTTCAATCAAATCCAACACTTTCATGGTTTAATATGTATGcaaaaaactttttttaattactgaaaagataataaaattgagaaaaatgCCATATACTTGTCCAGGAAATGCTTCAGATAATGCCTTGACAGTAGGATTTTCCATCCAAGTTCCATCTGCATTATCTGGTTTCTCACTGATCCCTCCACAATTCACCATAAACCGACCGTTGGGCATCAATCTCTTGCTCAAATCCAACCAAGTTGCTACCTATTAAACATACATTCAACTAAGTTTCTTTTTAGAACTCAATCCACACAACATTTGAAACTCAATCAACAATACATTCACTGAACTCGTACCTCGTGTAACTGCAGCAAAACCCTTCCTTCACTGAACAAGTCGATGATAATGCCTGAACAGTTATTGTCACCAAATAAGTTAGCAAAGCAATGCCAACCATGACCAATGAGAGAAAATCTATATAGCAAGGAAACGGAGACTCTAAAGCAACGAAAACACCAAAATGGGACACGAACAAACAACATATTTTATAGGAATAGGTTAGAGTTTTGGAGTTTATTCTCAAAAATGAAATGCCGAAACGTAAAACTGGAGAAGTTTTTGTTCGGCATAGGGAAAAACAATCACTTGTACAGCAGAGACAAACAGAAATCGGAAGAGATAATAATTGATAAAGGTAATATGAACAGCAAACACAGGCTCACTAGTAGAAGATACAATCTTGGTCTAGTAAGAGAGGCATACATCATATATCAAGAAGCACACTAACCAGCAAATTTTCCAGAATCATTTTCTGCTGGAGATAGAGCATCATCAACATGAACACGAAGTATGCCACCATCTGTAGTAGGTATCTCGAGATCAGACAGTCCAAAATACTGTCTAGCTTTGTCAATCAGCTAAAACATGCATAAAACATCCAGTTTTTATCAAAGAAAAAAGAAGTCGAGATCGGGCTGCAAGGAACTAA is part of the Mercurialis annua linkage group LG3, ddMerAnnu1.2, whole genome shotgun sequence genome and encodes:
- the LOC126673119 gene encoding uncharacterized protein LOC126673119, with the protein product MMKKMKYVLVTGGVVSGLGKGVTASSIGVLLKACGLRVTSIKIDPYLNTDAGTMSPFEHGEVFVLDDGGEVDLDLGNYERFLDIKLTRDNNITTGKIYQAVIDKERRGDYLGKTVQVVPHITDAIQDWIERVAMIPVDGLPGSADVCVIELGGTIGDIESMPFIEALGQFSYRVGTGNFCLIHVSLVPVLNVVGEQKTKPTQHSVRGLRGLGLTPNILACRSASALDENVKMKLSQFCHVPGENIITLYDVPNIWRIPLLLRDQKAHEAILKVLNLYGTTREPILKEWTLRADTCDKLHEPVRIAMVGKYTGLSDSYLSVIKALLHASVTLRKKLVVDWVPACDLEEQMATENPDAYKVAWKLLKGADGILVPGGFGDRGVQGKILAAKYAREHKVPYLGICLGMQIAVVEFARSVLGLQDANSTEFDPNTQNPCVIFMPEGSKTHMGGTMRLGSRRTYFHIMDCKSAKLYGNKSFIDERHRHRYEVNPDMVAHLEDAGLSFTGKDETGQRMGIVELPNHPYFVGAQFHPEFKSRPGKPSALFLGLIAAAGGQLDALLQNHKVPNGMRNGTPKQKVNVYQNGHASKFAKIAADGIYTNGNGVHY